Genomic window (Spirosoma sp. KCTC 42546):
CAGCACCCGTTCCTCAAAAAGCTACTTTCTGAAAATCGCGCTGACTTCGCCCGCAACCAATACCCTGCGTCAGGAAGCACTGGCGCTCCGGCAGGTGCAACGGGTACCCTTCCTGGAACTGGAAACCCCACGACTGAAATCCTATTCAGGCGCTGTTCTGATTCAGGAAGATATGGGGCTGGCTGATGGTCGGCAAACAACCCAGCTGGCCGATTTCCCCAGTGGTGCCTTACAGGAACTGGTTAGCCGGAACTGGCACACCCAACTGTTACAACAGACCGATTTCTGGCTGCAAGCCCGTGAAACGGTTTCGGAATTATGGATAACCAACGATCCCCGAATTCCCGTCAGCCTGCTTATTAAACTGGAGCAGCTAATGCGCAGTATCAATGAGCAATCACCGGTTCCGCTGGCGGCTGCCCATGGCGATTTTACGCCCAGAAACGCGTTATTGATGGGAGATCGGTTGTGTGTTGTAGACTGGGCACTCTATCAGGCGGGGTTACCGGGCCTGTATGACCTCTTTCATTTCCTCTATCAATCAACCACGCTGATTGAACACAAAGGGTATGGCGTTATCCGGCAGCAGATCGACGCTACCTTGAACCAGCCCGAATGGCAGTTATTTCGGGAGCGCCACCCAATTGATACGAACCTGTCCGAAATGCTGTATCTGGTTCATACCATCACGCATCATCTCTCGGCCTATAGTCGTCAGGAGGAATGGCATCAGCAGACAGACTGGCAACTGACCACCTGGAACGATGCCCTGACGTACTGGCTGAATCGAACCCAAGCGGTGTCGGCCCAGAAACTACTCCTGCATGACCTTGCCTTCTGGTCAGAGGCCTGATGTTAGGTCGTTGACAACCTTGGTAATCACCTTGTCCAGTTTATCAATCAGTTGTTCCAACTGTTCCGATGCACCATATACGTCGGCTTTTGCTTCGATGGTCCTGATTGTTTCCGTCAAGGATATAATGCCTAAATTATCCAGCGACGGTTTCATGCGGTGGGCCGTCTTACTTATTTTTTCGAAATCGCCGATGGCATAAGCCTCTTTGATTTCGTTCACCGACTCAGGGCCATATCCAACAAATAAGTTGATCATTTTAGTGATGAATGACTCATCCCCCCTGGCCAGGCGTTTAAGTTTAGACAGATCATATAAGGGAGCCGCTTCTAAGACGTTACCTTCATCTTCTGGTTTCGGAGCTGGAATTTCCACTTTGCCAAGCCACTTGGCCACGACTGCAAGCAACTGAGTTTCTTCAAAGGGTTTGGATAAGTAATCACTCATACCGGCACCAATAAATTTCTGGCTATCTCCTTTCACCGCAAAAGCCGTTAAGGCAATAACCGGTAGTTGGTCACTTAAGGTGGCCCGGATTTCATGGGTGGCTTCTACCCCATCCATCACCGGCATTTGGATATCCATCAACACAAGATCAAAATGCTGTTGCCGTATTTTCTCAACCGCTTCCCGTCCGTTCTCCGCTTCCTCAATCAGGGCACCATAGTTTTTTAATATAGTAGATGCCACCAAGCGATTCATGCCATTGTCATCGGCCATCAGAATTCGTTTTCCAGCAAGAATAGCCGTATTTGTCTCTTCAACTTCCCGTACAGGTAAGTTTTCCTGACTTCCTTTCCGAAACGGAATACGAAACGAAACCGACGTCCCTACTCCTTTTTTACTTTCCACCTGCACGGTGCCGCCCATTAGTTCAACTAAATTTTTGCTGATACTGAGACCTAAGCCAGTACCTCCAAACCGCCGGGTAACGGACTCATCTTCCTGCCTGAAGTTCTGAAATAGATTCTGGGAGAAGGACTCATCCATGCCTATTCCGGTATCCTGAACGGTTGCTTCAATAAGCTGTTCGTCTTCATTTTCCTGAATGACCTGGCAGCGGATATCGACACTTCCTTTATGGGTAAACTTGATGGCATTGGAGATCAGATTGAGCAGAACCTGCGTAATCCGATAAGGATCGCCAATTAAAATCGGCGACAAATGACTGTCGCAAAATGAATTCGTGAATAACAATCCCTTTTCCTGGGCCTTATGCATCATCACCTGCATGGCCTTGCTTACCACCAGTTTGGGCTCAAATCCTATTTGTTCAAGGGATAATTTACCGGCTTCAATTTTCGACAGATCAAGTATATCATTGATGATAATCAATAGATTATCGGTGGCGGACTGGATCGTGTTCAGATAAAACAGCTGATCCGACGTCAGCGACGTTTTCGTCAACTGATTCGCCATACCCATAATAGCGTTCATGGGTGTCCGGATTTCATGGCTCATGTTCGCCAGAAATAATTCCTTCGCTTTAGTGGATTCTTCGGCTACTTCTTTTGCGTAGGTGAGTTCTAACTCCAGCTCTTTTTGCCGGGTAATGTCAATATGGGTGCCAATTATTTTAAGCGGCTTACCCTCCTCATCCGTTTTTGTAACAACGCCCCGATCGAGTACCCAGTGAATCGTTTCATCCTTATGAATCATACGGTATTCATTGTGATGATTGGTAATCAATCCGGCTTTGTACTGCCTGTCGTTTGCTTCTAAAATCGATTTATCGTCCGGATGGACACGGCTCCACCACAAGTCTGCCACATTCGTAAACTCTTCCAGTTGAAAACCCAGCAACGTAGTACCGGGGTTGGAAAAGTAGGTTTTACCCGTTATGAAGTCGTGTTCCCAGTAATTGTCGCCCACGTTGGTTAAGGCCATCCGTAAGCGCTCTTCGTATTCTTTCAATTTCCGCTGCACTACTTTTTCGGCGGAAATGTCTTCAATCATGGAAAAGTAGTGCGTAATTTCTCCCTGTTTATTTACCACCGGCTGCCCCTGCGTCCGGCCCCAAAACCAGGTCCCATCTTTTTTATAATGGATTCCTTCAATATCAAAGGGAAGCCCTTTATCAAACGATTCGATCATCGTTCTCAGGCTGGCACGGTCAGAAAATGGCCCTTTACAAAGCTCAATGGGTGTTTTCCCAATTATTTCGGCATTACTATAGTCGGTAAGATTACTAAATCCTTCATTGGCCCAGAAAATTTTTCGATCAAGCCCAACAAAAACGATTCCGTTCTTATTCGCACTGGCTACCATCGATAGTCGTTCCAGTTTCTCTTCCGTCTTTTTACGTTCCGATATATCCCGTATGAAGGAGCAAAAGAACTCATCGTCGCCCTGTTTAACCGGTATGATGTATAATTCAATGGGAAACGTTTTTCCCTCCCGGTTAATGGCGGGCAACTCCATTTGTTTCCCCATCACAGGCCCGTGTCCGGTTTTTTTGTAGCGTTCCATTCCCCGCTCGTGGGCAGTTCGATGTACATCCGGGATAATGATGTCCGACAATCGTTTACCAATCACTTCGGCGGCCTTCCAGCCAAATATATTCTCGGACTGAGGGTTCCAGAACGTAATTAGTCCGGCCCGATCAATGGTCACAATGGCATCCAGAGCCGCATTCATAATTAAGCGATTCTTCAATTCGCTTTGCTCAAGGGCATCCTGGTTCCGTTTCCGCTCGGTAATATCAGTATAGCTCCATAGGTGACCTTTGTATTTCTGATCGATAAAAATGGGGATGTAATCCCGTTGAAGTACACTTCCGTCAACAAGCTCCAGGATCTCACCCGTCACTAACTTTTGTTGTAACAGAATGGTATTGATCCGTTCAACAAAGGCATCTGAGTTTCTGAATAGTCCTTTTGTTTGTTCAGCGGTATGGGTGCAGTCCATGCCCTGCAGTAGCTCGGGAGGAGCCGTAATGCCAAACAAATCGCAAAAAACCTGATTTGTAAACGCTATTTTCCGGTTCTCATCTTCCAGCAATACCCCACTTTGCATGTTGGCAATTAAGGAGGTAAATACCTCTTCGGCATTTTTTCGTTTGCTGACCTGCTGGCTTAGGACTCGGGCAATGCCGAGCAAATCATTGGAATCGTGGGGCGTATCAACACCGGAAATAGTGCTAACGGCTTCTTTTAATTTTTCGACCGATCGTTTCTTCAGGTCAATTTCATGCTTGAGCTTATCATTTATCTCTACGTATTCGCACTCGCTAATGGTAAATGCACGCTCCACCAACTCCCGATCCCGTTCCAGCGCTCTATACGACTCGCTGATCACATCCAGGAATTTACCCATAGCAGGATTGCTCCGAAGTTCCTCGGGTAAATGGCGCTGGACCTGCTTCGACAATAGTTTATGGAAGTTCATAAAAGGACGTAATTGTCATTGTCTGGTTGTGCAACTGACACGGGCCACCTTCATTAAAAGGAGAAATCTCCCCGTTGGCATAAAAACCCACAAGTGGTACCTGCTTACCCAGTGTTTCGCTAACCAATTCAACTTCCTCATCAATACGTGGACCGTAAATAAGCTTTCGGCCAACACAACTAATTAATAAGGCTAAATCCGGTTTCTGCTCGTTGGGTAAGCTGGTTTGCTGAGCCGCGGTTGCAGCGGCTGCCGTGAGTTTATCAAAATTTGCTTTCATAAAGCGAACTTTAGAACCCACAGGTACATCGCCAGCGAATGTCATGCGTTTTCTGTCTTCATCAATGGAGAGAATCGTGCGAACTACGGGTTTATCGGAATCAGGGATGGTTACAGCAAGCGGAAAGTAGAAAGCCGAGCCGGGTAGGTTTTCTGCATCATCCCCCAAATACTTTTTATAAATCCCTAAGGCATTCTCATGATCAATTTCATACAATACGTTGCTTTCTGACTGGGTTATCTCCTTTTCCAGACCAAACATAGCCCATCCCCCTTTTGAGCCATGGGTAACCACCAGCTTTTGGCCATAGAAGCCAACTGCCACAATGGTACCCTCCGTAGGCTGTTGATTTAAGCCAACCAGCGTGGAGTTGAATTTGGCGGCATCCCCAGCCAGACCACCCGTTACTAAAACGTTTCCAGCCCCTGCCTGTAAGCCTTTTACCAGTTCACTACCATTTACCAGACCACCATCCGACAAGACAAGCATGTAGACCAGGTCTTCTCGTACCAGTTGCTCGGTCAGCCGTTGGGCAGCGTCGAAGCTTGTATTAAAATCGCGGATATTGACGGATGCCGTTACAATCCGGGTATCGGCAAACTGAATAGCTACGGCGATCAGCGTATTGTCCTGGACAATATCATGGTAAATTTCTCCCGCGGTACTGCATAATGCGATGGCTGCATTAGGAAATTTAGCGCGGACTGTGTCAAATATGGAATCGGACTGTAAAATTTCTTTAGCTGCGAAGCATAAAACAAGTTGCGCTTGTGCATCCTCCAACGACTGACTAATCGTGTGTTTCGACCAGACATTTTCATTAAACTGAACAATTGAGACGATCATAGAGAAAGTTATTGGCGTGCGTTTTGCGCAAATACTGGTTACACACAAAATAGAGACCAATCAAAATCACCATGATAAGTAATTAACAATAAGCCTTTTAGCTCACAATTCCAGATACACTCATTCCACAATCTGGAAATGAAGTCTATTTTCTGGAAAAACAAAGAACCATTGAACACTGCCCATCCACGACTGCCCGTACTACACGAAATGGAAAAACTGTCCAGAATCTGGAAACAGGTAGTCGCAAAACCAACTTAAATAGCTTCTATGGAGCTATTTAACTAGTTGGCACGACTTAGGCTGTAGAACCTGATCAAAATCATCTGCATTGCTGGAACCAGTTTTCCTATTCACAGATTGCGTTACCAAAGGAAGTCTTTACGTCAGTTTGCCAGCGGCCTTTTTGCAAATCTACCGCCCTGGTAAAACCCTGGTAATAAAGTAACTACGGCTCATTCTATCGAATTCATGTAATTTAGTAGTTCAAATTGCCTTTTTATATAAATTGAAATTCCAATTAGTCAAATCAACATTATTATTGGTAACAATAAATATTCCCAACTTGCCAATATCTACACTAATAGTAAGCTAACTTGTACCATGAATGAGCCTAATACCTACCGTATTTTTATAGTTGAGGACGATCCCTGGTATGGTGAAGTACTTAAGTACCATCTATCCCTTAATCCTGATTATGAACTCTACCGATTTGCAACCGGGGAGGGCTGTCTGAAGTACCTCAGAACCTGTACACCCCACCTGATCACGATCGATTATTCCTTACCGGACACAAACGGAGCTGAGTTATTCCGGCGTATTCACGAACAATTACCCGATACGCCAGTGATTGTGATTAGTGGTCAGAAAGATGTTGAAACGGCGGTTAGTCTGCTCCAGGCAGGTGTTCACGATTATTTAGTGAAGGATGATCGAACAAAAGATCTGCTCTGGAACGCCATTCTTAAGATTCGGGAAAATCAAAACCTGAAGCAGGAGATTGAACAATTACGCGAAGAACTGGGGCAGAAATATGACTTCAGCTCGATTATAAAAGGAAACAGCCCAGCGATTCGGAAGGTGTTTACGCTCGTTGAAAAAGCTGTTCGAACAAACATCAATATATCCATTACAGGCGAAACCGGAACCGGAAAAGAACTGGTTGCCAAAGCAATTCATTATCATTCTGATCGCCGGAAAAAGCCATTTGTTGCCGTTAATATGGCAGCTATTCCGCCCAGTTTAGCAGAAAGTGAATTATTCGGGCACGAAAAAGGGGCATTTACAGGCGCCATTTCCCGGAAAATCGGGCGGTTTGAAGAAGCCAATAAAGGGACTCTATTTCTGGATGAGATTGCCGAACTGGACCTGACCCTGCAAAGCAAGCTGCTGCGGGTGTTACAGGAACGAGAGCTTGTTCGGGTGGGGGGCAGCGAAAAAATAACGCTGGATATTCGGCTGGTGATTGCGTCTCACAAAAATTTACTGGAAGAGGTCAGGCAAGGTCGATTTCGGGAGGATTTGTACTATCGTCTTCTGGGCCTTCCTATTGCCCTGCCCCCGCTGCGCGATCGCCCAACCGATATCATGGTGTTAGCGCGCTTTTTTCTGGATGACTTTTGCAAAGCCAATAACTTCCCCTTCATGGCTATTTCTTCTCAGGCCACCGACAAATTAATGCACTATCCGTTTCCTGGTAACGTACGGGAACTGAAGTCGGTTATGGAGTTGGCGGCTGTGCTATGCGACGGAACGGAAATCAGGCCGGAAGACATTCTGCTGGCTTCCGACACAGAGGACATCTCCTTAAACTCCGGCGATAAGACCCTGCGGGATTATACGCTACAGGTGATTAAATCCTACCTGAAAAAATACGACAACAATGTGGTGCTGGTTGCCGAGAAGCTGGATATCGGCAAATCCACCATTTACAAAATGCTTCAGACTAATGAACTCACTTTATCCTGAAGCAAACCGCTAGTACTCGCCCAATTTGGTCATTTTGATTCTTTGGGTTCTCTGGATGCTGTTGTTCTGAAAAGAAAAAGTTAACTCCATAGAATCCTGAGAATCTAGTTTTAGCGGAATCTTGAATCAATATACGCATGGAAAATGCCCACCCCTCTGCCCTACCCGAGCCATTGGCTTCACTAACATTACGTCAGGAAAACGAACAGCTTCGACGCGAAAAGCAACAACTGGAGGCCACGATTGCCCAACAGCAAACTGAAATGGCGCTAATTGAACAACGCTGGAAGTTTGCGCTGGAAGGCGTTGGCGACGCGATATGGGAGCTAAACCTGCAAACTGGAGCCATCTTCCGCTCGCCCAGATACCGCGAAATTCTGGGCTATAGCGTTGACGAAGTTCCCGATACAGTTCAAGGCTGGAGCGAGTTGCTACATCCGATGGACCGGGATTTGGCCCTCATTCCAGACCTGGATCAGTCCCCGCCTGACCAGTGGGCAAGCCATAGTATCGCGTATCGGCTTCTGGGTAAAGATGGATCGTACCGGTATTTTCTGGATCGGGGGCGGTTGTTTAGCTGTTCGGCAGACGGAAGACCCCTGCTGATGATTGGAACCACCACGGACATTACCGCCCAGAAACGCCGAGAGGAGGCAGTACGCTTACAGGCAAGCCGGTTAGCCAATCTAATCGCCGATTTACAGGAAGGCATTTTGCTCGAAGATGAGCACCGGACAATTGGGCTTGTCAATCAGCATTTCTGCGACCTGTTCTCGTTACCAGTAACGCCCGATCAGCTAAAAGGCATGGACTGCTCTGGAATGGCCGAACAAAGTAAGGATTTCTTCAAAAATCCAGACTGGTTTGTAAACCGGGTAAATCAGCTCCTGGCAGATCAACAGCCGGTTATTGGCGAAGAACTGGAACTGGCGGATGGGCGCATTTTTGAGCGAGACTATATCCCCGTTTTTACAGACGGTGTGTACGCCGGTCACCTCTGGAAATATTCAGACATTACGAAGCGGAAACGCGCCGAAGGTATTGCCGTTCACCTGAACGAAAAATACCAGCGGATTATTGAGAATATGAATCTGGGGTTGATTGAGGTTGACCTGGACGAACGCATCGTGTATACGAACCAGAGTTTCTGTACCATGAGCGGTTATGACCCCAATGAACTGATCGGGCAGATAGCAACGGATATTTTGCTCAAAGGCCAGAATATTCAGGTCATGAAGGAAAAAAATGATAGCCGATTGAAGGGTGTCATGGATGCCTATGAAGTAGCTGTTAAAAACAAACAGGGCGAAGCCATGTGGTGGCTGGTTAGTGGAGCACCCCTGTATTCGGATACAGGAGAAGTAATTGGCTCGACCGGCATTCACCTGGACATCACCAAGCAAAAGCAACTCGAATCCGAACTTCGGATTGCCAAGCAGGAGGCAGAACATTCATCCCACGCAAAAGAGCTTTTTCTGGCCAACATGAGTCACGAGATTCGTACGCCAATGAACGCAATCCTGAGCCTGGGGCAACAACTGGCCAAAACAACCCTAACCGATCATCAGCAGTTTTTTTTGAGCATGATCAATACCGCGGCCAGCAATCTGCTGGTCATTATTAATGACATCTTAGACTTTTCTAAAATAGAAGCAGGCCAGCTTGCCCTGGAGCATATCGATTTTGATCTGGCCGATTTACTACAGCGTGCGGCACTGGTTATGACCCAGAATGCAACCGAAAAAGGCCTCCAATTACTAACAACCATTGATCCTGACCTGGCACCTGTGCTTATCGGCGATCCCTACCGACTGAATCAGATCTTGCTTAATCTGATTGGGAATGCGATCAAGTTTACGGATCACGGACGTGTACATGTACAGTGTGACTGCCTCACCATTGGGAACCAACAGGCCATTCACCTTATCGTAGCCGATACAGGTATTGGCATGGAGCCTGATTTTCAGCAGAATTTGTTCACAAAATTCACCCAGGAAGACGAGAGTATTGGGCGCCGGTACGGCGGAACAGGCCTGGGAATGAGTATTACCAAGCAGTTAGTTGAATTGATGGGTGGAGAGATTCGGGTGGAGAGCGTAAAACACAAAGGAACTACCGTAAGCGTATATGTATCCCTTCCAATTGGTGATCCGGAAAACCTTTTGGTGGATGAACAGGGGGTTCAGAATGACGACGCTCTACAGTCGAAACGCGTTTTGTTAGTCGAGGATAATGAGATGAATCGACTAATTGTCAGAACTATTCTTGACCCCTACGGAATTGATCTGGTTGAGGTTACAAACGGATTGACTGCTGTAGAGACCCTTAGAACCGACTCGTTTGATCTCGTACTCATGGATGTGCAAATGCCCGTTATGGATGGCCTGGAAGCAACCCGTATTATTCGACGAGAAATAAGCACCACTATTCCAATTATAGCACTAACGGCTAGTGCTATACGCAACGAAAAAGAGGCCTGCTATTCCGCTGGGATGAATGACTTTTTAGCAAAGCCGTTCGAGGAGAAAAGTCTGATTGAAAAACTAACGAAATGGCTGGTGGGAATAGACACGGTAACCGGATTAACTGCTACCAGCCCGGACAAGCCACTCTATAATTTAACGAAGCTGGAAGCCATCAGCCGGGGCGACGAAGAGTTTACACTAAAAATGATTCAACTGTTTTGTACAGAGGTGCCCATTGCTGCCACTGAGATCCGAGAAGCGTATGAATCAAAAGAGTATGCAAAAGCGAAATATGTGGCCCACCGAATAAAACCCTCCGTTGATATTATGGGACTACAGGCTCAGCTCGATGAGCTTCAACGCATTGAGGAATTGGCAGGCAATAAAACTAGTTCGCCGGAACTTGGTGAACTGATTATCAACTTTGAGCAGGAAATTAAGACGGCGGTTGACCACATGAAGGCTATGTATCTAACCGGAAATGAACTCAGCTAGCGCACAACTCGTAGTGTACAAACCCAAATAGCTCCTCGAACATAAAATCATTTAGCCCGTTTGGAAGTTTATAACAGAACCTATTAACACGACCGCCAGAATTGGGCTACTGATTCGTACCAGCGGCACTAAACCCTAGTTTTACAACTATGGAGGGACTATCTGATCAACTACCACCTAACGAGGATCAACCCTCTGCTCAGCAAGGAAATGTTGATGCCGCCAACGATTTTCTGTCCACCTGCGACCGGTTGTCAACGGGTTACGATAGTGGATTTTACTGGGAGGACGTGCAACGGGCTTTACGCATTGCCTCAGGTTTAGAGAAATGGCCTGATTGATATCTGCAAAATCTATCCCTGACAGGGCATTGCCACTGTGCTTGTTTATACTAACTCAACATGCAAACTGCTTACGTACGATTACTTAGTGTACTCTTAGTAGTACTAACTGCTGTCGGCCAACTTATGGCTCAGCAGACAACCGATGTACGCCAGGTTCGCTGGGGCTTTTCACCAAAGCAAGTCAAGCAATCCGAATCCGTAAAACCTACCTCCATAAAGCGTGACAAAGTCGTTTATTCGCGCGTACCCTTGGCTAATCGGACAGTTGGCCTTGAGTATGAGTTCAACGGAGATTCGCTACTGTCCGCTACGTATTATTATTACACAACCCCTGCCATTACCGAGGCAGATGTACAAGCCGCGTCGGCTGAATTAGAAGCTTTGTTAACAGAAAAATATGGTCCTGGAAAAGTAGCTCAGGTGGGTGAACTCAGAACCGTAAACTGGCTGACACCAAGAACGCAAATTCGCCTGGCACTTGGCAATATAGACAGGGGCTGGTCTTTAGAAATCGGGTACCTATGTCGGGTTTGTGCGGGAGATCCCAAAACAACTGTACAACAGAAAGTCCCCTGGAAAGCCCGAAAAGACATTAAGGATTTATAACCGATCCTCCAGGCGATAACGCATAAAAACCGCTTACTAAAAAAAGGCTAATCAACTAGTTTCGGTATCTCCAGACATCCATTCAACCAGAGGTTTAACATGAGCGGGTAGGTTACTATCCATGCCAATTAATTTATCCACTATCTCCAAAGCCAGGTTAGTTGGAATTGCTGAATAAAGATTACTAATTTCCATACCCTAAAAAAATCTTAGTAGCTCAGGTAAATTTACAACAGATAGGCACATAGTACATGTACCTTAACTCCTTCAATTCTGTAGAAAATAGTACCCACATGCTAAGCGAAGCATGATAGGCTAGCTGATTTTCAATAAATCGTGAGGCCACCCACATTAACTCGAAAAGTGGCTATACACTGCACAGACGCCCATTAGGCTCCATACAAGCGTAGCAAGTTAACTCGTGTAGCCATCTACGTATTCCTTTGGCAAACAAATTGTCTATACAGATCGATACCACCCCGCTCGATACGGCCAAACCTATACTTCAATGAAGCCTACCACCCTTAAAACGCATATGCGGCAGCCAGTACTTATTCTTAGCATCCTTGTCGGAAGTCTGATCGGTTTGTTTTTATACTGCGCAGCGCTAATTGACTGGGTACAGGATTACAAAACAGGGATTTACGCCCAAAACCAGCTCGAAGCGATACTCGAAACATCGGGTGTTCTGCTGTACTCCTACGCTGGTTTTCGATTTCTTCAATGGAGAGTACGATTATAAGGCTACCCAATCAAGCGAATTAACCCGGCTCAAGGATCAAAGTAATGGGCTAATTACCAGGCATTCTGGTTCCCGATTCTATCTATTCTATGTGATGAAATACGATTCTATGTGATGAAACACGATTTACGCACACTAACCCTTTTTCTAGTTACCTTACTATTGTGCACGTTTACTCGCGCTAAAGGACAGTCTCTTCCAGTTTCTGAAGCCCATACAATCTTCATAACTACGAATTTAGCTGACAATCAGGCTTACATCGCCATTGGGAAGGTGCTGACAGAGCAATCTATCTTATTTTCAGTCACTAGCGATGGCATATTAATTAGTTCGCAGGGGAATACGTTTACTGATAACCAGGACGCCATTTTTGTTGGTCAATTAACGGTTACAGGCGGATTGGTAAAGCTAACCGGTCAAATGCGTACACCTTCAAAAGCCAATAGTAATGACCCAAGTGATAGTAAAGTCGTACCTATTGGGTATCAGAAAAGCAAAACCTCGGTATCAAAAGCAGGATTTATTTACATGAATGAATTGGCAAAAAAGTTAAAACCCGTTCTTCATGGCGTAATTCGTTATAAAGCCCAGAAAGGTACTATGTCTTGAAAAATAAGTTAGTTGCTTACTAAAACAGGCGAATAATCTTGTAGTTATCTGGCTATATTCATAGAATTAGGGGGTTGTATTTTATAAATTAGTTATAAAATACAACCCCCTAATTCTATGAATATAGCCAGAAGTTCATCAATAAAAAAGTCACCGTCGGTATGGTTACCGACGGTGACTTTTTTATTGATGAACTTAATAATTCTTCGAAAGCATCATACGTTATACGCTTCTGCCCTGAATCAGACGCAAAATTATTGCAATAACTGCAATAACTAGCAGGATGTGAATTATGCCACCCATGCCGAAGCTATTAAAGCCTAAAAAACCTAGTAGCCAAATGATGATAAGTACCACCGCAATGGTGTATAATAGATTGCCCATGTGTTTATTACTTTTAATGATAAATTAACTTCAACTTATAGCATAAACTATCCTTATTTGAATATGTTATAAAAATTAGTAATTCTATTGTCTGAACTCAATTAAAAAACAAATATTTTGTACAGAACAGTGCATTTAAGTAGCTGCCAGCACGAATACATAGCATCATTAATAAACAAATATAAATTCATTAACATTTTCTCATATTACTTTTTACAATTATCTGTTTTAGCAGGTAATTAAACTAAATAAGCTACATCTACTCTACTTCTGTCTTTATAGGCTATAATCATGGCACAAATCCTTTTTAATTAACTTTTTTTTCTGTTTTTAGCTAACAAACTAACCAGTTTG
Coding sequences:
- a CDS encoding PAS domain S-box protein; its protein translation is MNFHKLLSKQVQRHLPEELRSNPAMGKFLDVISESYRALERDRELVERAFTISECEYVEINDKLKHEIDLKKRSVEKLKEAVSTISGVDTPHDSNDLLGIARVLSQQVSKRKNAEEVFTSLIANMQSGVLLEDENRKIAFTNQVFCDLFGITAPPELLQGMDCTHTAEQTKGLFRNSDAFVERINTILLQQKLVTGEILELVDGSVLQRDYIPIFIDQKYKGHLWSYTDITERKRNQDALEQSELKNRLIMNAALDAIVTIDRAGLITFWNPQSENIFGWKAAEVIGKRLSDIIIPDVHRTAHERGMERYKKTGHGPVMGKQMELPAINREGKTFPIELYIIPVKQGDDEFFCSFIRDISERKKTEEKLERLSMVASANKNGIVFVGLDRKIFWANEGFSNLTDYSNAEIIGKTPIELCKGPFSDRASLRTMIESFDKGLPFDIEGIHYKKDGTWFWGRTQGQPVVNKQGEITHYFSMIEDISAEKVVQRKLKEYEERLRMALTNVGDNYWEHDFITGKTYFSNPGTTLLGFQLEEFTNVADLWWSRVHPDDKSILEANDRQYKAGLITNHHNEYRMIHKDETIHWVLDRGVVTKTDEEGKPLKIIGTHIDITRQKELELELTYAKEVAEESTKAKELFLANMSHEIRTPMNAIMGMANQLTKTSLTSDQLFYLNTIQSATDNLLIIINDILDLSKIEAGKLSLEQIGFEPKLVVSKAMQVMMHKAQEKGLLFTNSFCDSHLSPILIGDPYRITQVLLNLISNAIKFTHKGSVDIRCQVIQENEDEQLIEATVQDTGIGMDESFSQNLFQNFRQEDESVTRRFGGTGLGLSISKNLVELMGGTVQVESKKGVGTSVSFRIPFRKGSQENLPVREVEETNTAILAGKRILMADDNGMNRLVASTILKNYGALIEEAENGREAVEKIRQQHFDLVLMDIQMPVMDGVEATHEIRATLSDQLPVIALTAFAVKGDSQKFIGAGMSDYLSKPFEETQLLAVVAKWLGKVEIPAPKPEDEGNVLEAAPLYDLSKLKRLARGDESFITKMINLFVGYGPESVNEIKEAYAIGDFEKISKTAHRMKPSLDNLGIISLTETIRTIEAKADVYGASEQLEQLIDKLDKVITKVVNDLTSGL
- a CDS encoding FIST signal transduction protein; the protein is MIVSIVQFNENVWSKHTISQSLEDAQAQLVLCFAAKEILQSDSIFDTVRAKFPNAAIALCSTAGEIYHDIVQDNTLIAVAIQFADTRIVTASVNIRDFNTSFDAAQRLTEQLVREDLVYMLVLSDGGLVNGSELVKGLQAGAGNVLVTGGLAGDAAKFNSTLVGLNQQPTEGTIVAVGFYGQKLVVTHGSKGGWAMFGLEKEITQSESNVLYEIDHENALGIYKKYLGDDAENLPGSAFYFPLAVTIPDSDKPVVRTILSIDEDRKRMTFAGDVPVGSKVRFMKANFDKLTAAAATAAQQTSLPNEQKPDLALLISCVGRKLIYGPRIDEEVELVSETLGKQVPLVGFYANGEISPFNEGGPCQLHNQTMTITSFYELP
- a CDS encoding sigma-54 dependent transcriptional regulator; this translates as MNEPNTYRIFIVEDDPWYGEVLKYHLSLNPDYELYRFATGEGCLKYLRTCTPHLITIDYSLPDTNGAELFRRIHEQLPDTPVIVISGQKDVETAVSLLQAGVHDYLVKDDRTKDLLWNAILKIRENQNLKQEIEQLREELGQKYDFSSIIKGNSPAIRKVFTLVEKAVRTNINISITGETGTGKELVAKAIHYHSDRRKKPFVAVNMAAIPPSLAESELFGHEKGAFTGAISRKIGRFEEANKGTLFLDEIAELDLTLQSKLLRVLQERELVRVGGSEKITLDIRLVIASHKNLLEEVRQGRFREDLYYRLLGLPIALPPLRDRPTDIMVLARFFLDDFCKANNFPFMAISSQATDKLMHYPFPGNVRELKSVMELAAVLCDGTEIRPEDILLASDTEDISLNSGDKTLRDYTLQVIKSYLKKYDNNVVLVAEKLDIGKSTIYKMLQTNELTLS